Proteins found in one Streptomyces sp. NBC_00461 genomic segment:
- a CDS encoding arylamine N-acetyltransferase family protein: MHNSQVDAYLRRLGIEPAQWHTAPTVPVTPTVEVLRDLHLRHLQAVPFENLSIHLGEEIVLEEKRLLDKVVGARRGGFCYELNGSFGALLAALGFEVTLLAARVHGDEGRLGIPYDHLALRVRTVDGSEWLADVGFGAHSHWPLAFGERGEQKDPGGSFRIVEAGPDLDVVVNGRPQYRLEARPRQLGDFVAGAWWHSTSPVSHFVQSLVCSRVTEDGGRITLSGRTFKVTGPDGAREERELGTDEEVLGVYRDRFGIELSRVPTVRNPRRGD, encoded by the coding sequence ATGCATAACTCACAGGTCGACGCCTACCTCCGCCGTCTGGGAATCGAGCCCGCTCAGTGGCATACCGCGCCCACCGTCCCCGTCACCCCCACCGTCGAGGTTCTGCGCGATCTGCATCTGCGTCACCTGCAGGCCGTGCCCTTCGAGAACCTGTCGATCCACCTCGGTGAGGAGATCGTGCTGGAGGAGAAGCGGCTGCTGGACAAGGTGGTGGGGGCGCGGCGGGGTGGGTTCTGCTACGAACTCAACGGGTCGTTCGGGGCCTTGCTCGCCGCGCTGGGTTTCGAGGTCACCCTGCTCGCCGCCCGGGTGCACGGGGACGAGGGACGGCTCGGGATCCCGTACGACCATCTCGCGCTGCGGGTGCGGACGGTGGACGGGAGTGAGTGGCTGGCGGACGTCGGCTTCGGGGCGCACAGTCACTGGCCGCTGGCGTTCGGGGAGAGGGGTGAGCAGAAGGATCCGGGTGGCAGCTTCCGGATCGTCGAGGCGGGGCCGGACCTGGACGTCGTCGTGAACGGCAGGCCGCAGTACCGGCTGGAGGCGCGGCCGCGTCAGCTCGGCGACTTCGTGGCCGGGGCGTGGTGGCACAGCACCTCGCCCGTGTCGCACTTCGTGCAGTCGCTGGTGTGTTCAAGGGTGACGGAGGACGGAGGGAGGATCACGCTCAGCGGGCGCACCTTCAAGGTGACGGGCCCGGACGGGGCGCGGGAGGAGCGGGAGTTGGGCACGGACGAGGAGGTGCTCGGCGTGTACCGGGACCGGTTCGGGATCGAGCTCAGCCGTGTGCCGACTGTACGAAATCCCCGCAGGGGCGACTGA